Proteins from a single region of Halalkalibaculum roseum:
- a CDS encoding acetylornithine carbamoyltransferase has protein sequence MKHFTSANDSADPLVLARQTIALKNQKQNFEHLGRSKTLGLVFFNPSLRTRMSTTKAAYDLGLNVLVLNVNGDAWNIEFEDGTVMDGSSQEHVKDAIKVMTGYCDIIGVRTFAELKNREDDYTEPVLNAFLEYSEVPVISLESATLHPLQSLADITTILETDISNPKIAVSWAPHPKALPQAVTNSFLQWIKFIEAEVVVAHPKGYELHEEFTGGFELTNDQSYALDSADFVYVKNWSSYSKYGQRPPVSQNWTITSEKMAATNSGSFMHCLPIRRNVVAEDQVIDNSLIYKQAKNRETAAKTVLKNILEDINE, from the coding sequence ATGAAACACTTTACCTCAGCTAATGATAGCGCGGATCCCCTGGTTCTTGCGCGACAGACTATAGCACTTAAAAACCAAAAACAGAATTTCGAGCATCTCGGCCGGTCGAAAACACTGGGGCTGGTATTTTTTAATCCTAGCCTGCGCACCCGTATGAGTACCACAAAAGCAGCTTACGATCTGGGCCTGAATGTGCTGGTTTTAAATGTAAACGGTGATGCCTGGAACATAGAGTTTGAAGACGGAACGGTTATGGACGGCAGTAGCCAGGAGCATGTTAAAGATGCCATTAAGGTTATGACCGGTTACTGTGATATCATCGGGGTGAGAACCTTCGCTGAACTGAAGAATAGAGAGGATGATTATACAGAACCCGTTCTGAATGCCTTTCTGGAATATTCAGAAGTTCCCGTGATCAGCCTGGAGTCTGCCACCCTTCATCCCTTGCAGTCGCTGGCGGATATTACCACAATACTTGAGACTGACATCAGCAATCCCAAAATAGCTGTGAGTTGGGCTCCCCATCCCAAAGCTTTGCCACAAGCTGTGACCAACTCCTTTTTACAATGGATCAAGTTTATAGAGGCAGAGGTCGTAGTTGCCCATCCGAAAGGCTATGAATTGCATGAAGAGTTCACTGGCGGATTTGAACTTACCAATGACCAGTCATATGCACTGGATAGTGCCGATTTTGTGTATGTGAAAAACTGGTCCAGTTATTCGAAATACGGACAGCGCCCGCCTGTTTCGCAGAACTGGACCATTACTTCAGAAAAGATGGCTGCAACAAATTCCGGTAGTTTCATGCATTGTCTACCGATTCGCAGAAATGTGGTTGCCGAAGATCAGGTCATTGATAACTCTTTAATCTACAAGCAGGCCAAAAACAGGGAAACTGCTGCAAAAACAGTTCTTAAAAATATACTGGAGGATATAAATGAATAG